From the genome of Pseudopipra pipra isolate bDixPip1 chromosome 13, bDixPip1.hap1, whole genome shotgun sequence:
TTGTACCTTTACCTGTAGGTCCTCACCTAAGTCCTTTGCTCTTTTCTGGGGTACAAAGCCCGTTGCAGTTTGGTGGATTCTTCCCACCAACTCCATGGACTTTGGCTGAGCCCTTCCTTACCTGCATGTATAAACAGAGACCTAACAGAATTCaatatacatttaaataaacagTTGCTGTACAAGTGAACAGGCTGGTTTACACAAATCCAGAGTGATTTCACCATTCCTGATAGTTTTCACAACATCTGATTCAAAAGTGTTTCTACCTGTTGGTTAAAACCAACTTACTGAAGTATTTCTCAGGGTAATGGATCAGACACGTTTAAAATGCTCCTTCCTGCCTGACCTGTTTCCTGGTTCTGGAGAAGATCAACCCATTTCTCCACCCACCAACCACGGAAACCAGGAGTGGAGGAGTAATGAATTGATGTGCTACATTGCATTAAGGTCACAGGCCAGTGCAGATGGACTGAGGTTTTCCAATCAATTCAGGGAGTTTAGGAGCCTCATTCCTCCTGAAACTCAAGGTGTTTGGATGCCTGACTCCCACAGATTCCCCAGTCCAGCTCTTGgctcctcctccctgcaggtCACACGAGTGTTGGAGCACAAGCATGAACAGGGACACAACCTATGTAAGGCTCTGACAGAATTTTTCACAGTGTTATTTAATCTGGCAAATACCTAACTACATGTAAATGTTCCCTTTATCATTCAAACAGTTCAATTAAGAAGTAAAATGAAACCACCATTTTCACTCCATTTTGCTCCTGATGGGGAATTCCCTAGAAGTGCTTTCATGCAAATATGGTGTTATCACAGCTGATAACAGAGCAATTAGGACTGATGATTTTATTAAATAGACTTTAGCCAATGGAAAGATATTCGTGGAAGTGGAACCAAGTGTGCTTTCAGACACAAAATTCGACATACCTGAAAAATCAGCAAAAGTAACAGTACTATATTCATGAGAGGCATCACAAAATGAATCAGCATCATTGGCAAACCCTTCTTATGTTGCAGAAACATCATTTTTTGCActgtattttacagaaaacagtTGCCTGTAGTGATGGTGGTCAGCAAAGTTGCCTTTGAACAGTTCTTTGTTCAACTGTACAGGAATatcagagggaaaagggaagctACATTTTACTGGCTGTAGGACTTCATAGAAATTTTAGAAATGTTTGATTTAAAATAGCACATTTACGTAGCATATTTATGTGTAAAATCAATCAAGCACTCGTGCCCAAGTAGAATAAACTTCCAAGACCTGACACTGTTGTAAATCAATGAAATGCAGCCACTGCTTTTGCACAGGAGGAGGATTGAGGATAGCACAGGACTGGCAAGGGACTCGTAGAACAACACAGCGACACGTTAAGCATCGATGTAAGAAACTCTACAGCTTTGCATTTCCAGTTGGCTGTTCCAATTTTACACCCACACCAATTCTAAATCTCCTTTTCATGCCATTCTTTGTCCCATATTTAGTTTTAGTGACACCACCTTAGGTCCACCTGTCCCAAACCTGCTCATCCTGGAGCAAACACTTCCCACCTCTCCCACCTTCTCTGCTACAAACACTTTGCAACCCAGGAGTGTGTGTTTCCCTTTCCCTAACTCAGGAGCTCTCCGGCACCATTTCCAACACCATCACAACCTTCATGGAGCAACTGGCACAGGGAGGCACTTATGTGACATGTTTAAAACTTATCTTTGGtaaacactcacacacacacacacacacaaaaactcGGAACTAATGTTTTGCTTCCTGATCGTTAAATCCTCACTTGCTactggtgtgtgtgtgcaggaatCTAAGCACACACAGGACGTTGAtaatataaagtatttttttcaaatgccaCTGCCAAGGATTTGTTTTAATTCCCCTAAAAATAACGCAGTCCtgggctttttggttttttcctgaCTGTTTGTTGCGCATTAAAGCAGCTCAGATCAATAACAAATTAGCAACAGAAAGCAAGCCCTACGTGCTCAATTTTCACCTTCTCTCTCATTCTGTTGCCTTGGTTTTCGAGACCAATTTAATCAGAATAGTTGTATCTCTTACAACTTTCATTATCTGGGAGGCAGATCCTGGGGTCTGATGCTGCATGACTTGAGCAGCCAAATCTGTCACTCGCATCAGTGGAAATTTTGGACCCACGAGGTCCTAAAGCTCTCTTGGTGGGGGTGTTTCCTGCTCCCCAGTACTAACCAGTAccctgggaaggagagggaccTCTCTGATTGCACCTGAGGGACGATCAGACTGTGAAGCAGAGCCCACACCACCAAGAGACGACCCATCAATGTGTATTTTCAAAGGTGCTGCAAATAAATGTTGCTGGAACCACATGGATATAACGGAGAGATGATCTAACACTTCTAACATCAGGCGTTTCTACTGAGAGGTATTTCATTggcttcatttttcatttacactatttaaattttgcttcagaattttttttttttttttttttagaacccAGAACTTAgtgcatttcattttaaaaaattagaataatttATACCCTTCTCTTTTCATTGCAAAAAAATACAGCCCAAGGTATAAACACTTCACGAATGACGGACGCTTCACTTATTTCACGACGTGCTGAACGGTGATTTAGACATTGATCAACCAAAGAACTTTGGCAACTTGCACAAAAATATGTCCTTAACTCAGAAGTGCTGATAAAACTCGCTTTAATGAGGCCTTTATTAAGAactgggaagagggaggagtGTAAGTGGGTGCTGCGGAGGTCGGCGTGTTCCTAAACCATCCCGCTCTGGATCTGTATGTGGAATGGGTAGGGCTGGTAGAACACGGGGGGCTGTCCATGAGCAATGTAGTAGTTGCTGAAGTTTCTGTCACTGATATATGGAGCAGGCTGGTAATAGCACGTCACGTTGGCCGCGTTGGGGATGATGTTCTGCTCTCCCAGTACTTTCAAAGCCAGGATTGTGATCATGTTCAGAGTCTGCCGCCGCTCGTGCCCCATGAGGCAGACTGTGCTCTTGTTCACCACCCCACGCAGGGTCATCAGGTAGTCGTACTTGCTCTTCTCCTCCCCGATGAAGTGGTTGCGCAGATAGGACTCGATTTTCCTTTGCTGCTCGGCAACATCTGGAAAATCAATGAAGAACCTGGAGCACATGTAACGCTCCAAAGATTTAATTTCAGCCTCATCTGCCGGCTTAAAGTCACGGACCAGGAGGTTGCTGTACTTCAGGAGGCCACCTCCTCGGATCTCCTCGGGGTTCCTGGTGGAGATCAGTTTGTACTTCAGGTGGTCCATGGCCTCGTTGAAGTCCCCGTACATGCTCTCGGCGATGACGGTGGGGTGACAGTCCTCTGCCAGTGGGCAGTCTGAGGCTCTGTACACCGCCAGGATGGAGTCCAGGATGATCTGGAAGGAGTCCACGCTGAACTCGAACTGCCGCCGGAGCGAGCTGACAAACTTCAACTCCACGTTCTTGCCGCTGTTGTTGGACAGCGAGATGAGACTCCAGCGGTCGTGGTCGGTGGAGACTTTGACCATCTTCTGCACATACACATCTTTCATGGTCTGAGCCGTGATTTTTTGCTTATTAACGCATTTTGGCAAGAGGTCCAATAGGCAATTAAGGACTGCTTCCTTGACAATCTGGAACTCCAACTCACTGGGAAGTTCCACCCCAAAAATGATGTCTAGGTCCTTGTAGCTGGTTCCGTTCTGCTTGACCAGGATGTGACTGGCTGTGGAGCCGTTCAGGCGGATGTCTCTGACGTGGATCTGCTTCTCAATGAGCTGGTCCTTCACCATATGAATGATATCCTTCGGCTTTACATCCAGGGTTGGAAAGTTTCCTCTCCCATGGATAGGTATGGGCTCAGCTAAAACCTGATCCAGGATTTTAATCTGATCCCAGGTGAGACAACTGAATCTGTGGTCTAAGTCCT
Proteins encoded in this window:
- the LOC135421564 gene encoding terminal nucleotidyltransferase 5C-like, with protein sequence MTEEDLDHRFSCLTWDQIKILDQVLAEPIPIHGRGNFPTLDVKPKDIIHMVKDQLIEKQIHVRDIRLNGSTASHILVKQNGTSYKDLDIIFGVELPSELEFQIVKEAVLNCLLDLLPKCVNKQKITAQTMKDVYVQKMVKVSTDHDRWSLISLSNNSGKNVELKFVSSLRRQFEFSVDSFQIILDSILAVYRASDCPLAEDCHPTVIAESMYGDFNEAMDHLKYKLISTRNPEEIRGGGLLKYSNLLVRDFKPADEAEIKSLERYMCSRFFIDFPDVAEQQRKIESYLRNHFIGEEKSKYDYLMTLRGVVNKSTVCLMGHERRQTLNMITILALKVLGEQNIIPNAANVTCYYQPAPYISDRNFSNYYIAHGQPPVFYQPYPFHIQIQSGMV